A genomic window from Pristiophorus japonicus isolate sPriJap1 unplaced genomic scaffold, sPriJap1.hap1 HAP1_SCAFFOLD_52, whole genome shotgun sequence includes:
- the LOC139253842 gene encoding probable G-protein coupled receptor 139 — protein MAAVYTTYKLHCSNSKRIFYSSSQIYLLEGQTNFMTIVILSRASCSLSECIYVYMVAMATADLLVLNINVIVYHIFNYHFPLSFLSQTPVCTFILYIATVNIDLSVWFTVSFTFDRFVVICCQRFKTNYCTKRTAVTVIITFSVLILLKNIPILFVYEAQQIINNMQWGCRPSVAFFASPPGAAYFWFHTVWVVWLPFALIALCNSLTIRRIFVANRVRRRLRGHSSEKQCDAETENRVKSIILLFTISGSFILLWLTAVISFLTTGLTNVSYYRGDRTSPAYIATETGIMMKLLSSCLNPFIYAATQRKFREVLKKMLTSPWILILRCVNNERNTN, from the exons atggctgcagtgtatacgacttacaagctgcactgcagcaactcgaaaCGCATCTTCTACAGCTCCTCCCAAatctacctcctagaaggacaaa CCAACTTCATGACAATTGTGATTCTCTCTCGAGCAAGCTGTAGCCTTTCCGAGTGCATCTAtgtctacatggtggccatggccaCAGCAGATCTCCTGGTCTTGAACATCAATGTAATAGTGTATCATATTTTCAATTATCACTTTCCACTTTCCTTCTTGTCCCAAACTCCTGTGTGCACGTTCATTCTATACATCGCTACTGTAAACATCGATCTATCTGTTTGGTTCACCGTCTCCTTCACATTTGATCGATTTGTAGTTATCTGCTGCCAAAGGTTTAAAACAAATTATTGCACTAAAAGAACAGCAGTCACCGTTATAATAACATTCTCGGTCTTGATATTATTGAAGAACATTCCCATTTTGTTTGTGTATGAAGCTCAGCAAATAATTAATAATATGCAGTGGGGCTGCCGGCCAAGTGTGGCTTTCTTTGCATCACCTCCAGGTGCAGCGTACTTCTGGTTTCACACAGTCTGGGTAGTTTGGCTTCCTTTTGCTTTAATAGCCTTGTGTAACTCCTTGACAATCCGACGCATTTTCGTGGCCAATAGAGTCCGCAGGAGACTACGGGGTCACAGCAGTGAGAAGCAATGTGATGCAGAGACAGAGAACCGAgtcaaatccatcattttactattCACTATATCGGGCAGTTTTATACTGTTGTGGCTGACAGCTGTCATTAGCTTTTTAACTACTGGACTGACAAACGTCAGTTATTATCGAGGTGACCGCACAAGCCCAGCGTATATCGCGACTGAAACCGGGATTATGATGAAGCTTTTGAGTTCCTGTCTCAACCCGTTTATTTATGCAGcgacccagaggaaattcagagaagtgTTGAAGAAGATGCTGACTTCTCCATGGATACTGATTCTAAGATGTGTTAATAATGAAAGAAATACGAACTAG